In a genomic window of Prosthecobacter algae:
- a CDS encoding VOC family protein has product MRRIYDHLDLRVPNLADATPFYETLLPALGFTRRQAIEGWLQFEAAGHGVTEFLGVTESATHVANENRVAFRAESVEAVDELALVAIQAGARRVEGPLAYEPGYYAVFFEDPCGNRFEVCHRVPL; this is encoded by the coding sequence ATGCGACGAATCTATGATCACCTGGACCTCCGTGTCCCTAACTTGGCTGATGCGACGCCTTTTTATGAAACGCTGCTGCCTGCGCTGGGCTTTACGCGGCGGCAGGCCATTGAGGGCTGGCTGCAGTTTGAGGCCGCAGGACATGGCGTGACGGAGTTTCTGGGCGTGACGGAATCTGCCACGCATGTGGCGAATGAGAACCGGGTGGCCTTCCGGGCAGAATCGGTGGAGGCCGTGGATGAACTGGCGCTGGTGGCCATCCAGGCTGGGGCGCGTCGCGTGGAGGGGCCGCTGGCCTATGAGCCGGGTTATTACGCGGTGTTTTTTGAGGACCCGTGTGGGAACCGCTTTGAGGTCTGCCATCGGGTGCCGCTGTGA
- the vccA gene encoding Verru_Chthon cassette protein A → MKTHLHTPRRGVALVLVIVFLALLTGLIVAFLSTVSTESQVATRAAATSRGRELIDSVNALVTGQIREATSQGPEVAWATQPGMIRTYGTPDAKASAAPLRYYKLYSAEKLVWQPADGPFNPTAEVPAGWADNPALYNDLNRPVTTLTGQVRYPIFQPPATTPPADPAAQPPVGLTLGTPPPANNGAAPVATINPAPMPVRWLYVLRDGRLTSPTQSNPAGADGSGATVSWEPGSPDAPTPANPIVGRVAFWTDDETSKININTAAGDHWTANSPLEAGSYWDMPRVTSQFDRQALANFQPAQREYQRYPGHPATTYLSAAIPSLTRGQIAQIATRVSSGGSLGGTTLAPAAVTLDADRLYAFEDELIFDDLRAASPITPAQLEQARFLLTAHSRAPEVNLLNQPRIAAWPVSANPADTHRSAFDRLIAFCSRIGGRSYIFDRLYADSATADYAGRNVELYTYLQRLTSAPIPGFGGSFASKYGQDRDQILTEIFDYIRSTNLFDDTIEPEPYTYPTRGNQFTDGRANRTGAQPGHGQVTPIRIGTTQGFGRFLTLSEVGMHFIATADFTVPDSNIVPKDNEGQATPKPTNRTLGSGASAVKLKTGERRIEAMLLLEAFSPSQGWGPLRPDMQIRIRGLNTLAVNGTNLGFPAEGVLRIESNGGYHSRMWGGHSGTRFMLNGRRLPARGVMPADSGHNVNNSYPFVSMPITVIVPPTGTMQFSGGEITVELFSDSLPGGGQYDALAGKTPVQTLSINLPGGTFPVPRLAMAGTVYPPSTTDTQSVETLREFWWTFSRDGALAGFPSFIGTANVPAAAAGRIHRTAADPGSRTAPRSGNPIHFVNGTPSDVVRTVQVGHGDYRLLAAQAAPPASLWEKHRYYDNTAQFNAHSLQEATGSNYMAGADDQAGAYVAGAPYNGNKRPDIPFASIALAQAGGDWDTGSAAVQDGPYINKPDEGNNYRDNNGVPYFDANQAHETTGPTFFSPNRQMPSAGMFGSLPNQVKAGKPWSTLLFRPDPTGLHIGAQSPPDHLLMDLFWMPIVEPYAISEPLSTAGKINLNHQIVPFTYIDRTTALRALLRSERVLAVPTTTANVYKSSTVATNYRQEINADETLKQFKQRFDSGDLFRSPSEICAMYLVPQNATLEGMPAFWETHKLTADNSREHPYATLYPRLTTKSNTYRVHYRVQSLQQRSRSRGDDADAWATWEEGKDRIVAENRGSSIIERYIDPGDPTLPDFATTPNTPLDPFYRFRIIGSTKFGPK, encoded by the coding sequence ATGAAAACCCACCTCCACACACCCCGCCGCGGCGTGGCCCTGGTGCTCGTCATCGTCTTCCTGGCCTTGCTCACCGGCCTCATCGTCGCCTTCCTCTCCACCGTCAGCACGGAGTCCCAGGTGGCCACGCGGGCCGCCGCCACCAGCCGTGGGCGGGAGCTGATCGACAGCGTCAATGCCCTCGTCACCGGGCAGATCCGCGAGGCCACCTCCCAGGGGCCTGAGGTCGCCTGGGCCACCCAGCCCGGCATGATCCGCACCTACGGCACCCCAGATGCCAAAGCCTCCGCCGCGCCCCTGCGTTATTACAAACTCTACTCCGCCGAAAAACTCGTCTGGCAGCCTGCGGACGGCCCCTTCAATCCCACCGCCGAGGTGCCTGCCGGCTGGGCAGACAATCCCGCGCTGTACAATGACCTGAACCGCCCCGTCACCACCCTCACCGGTCAGGTGCGCTACCCCATCTTCCAGCCCCCTGCTACCACCCCGCCCGCAGATCCCGCCGCGCAGCCGCCCGTGGGCCTTACCCTGGGCACCCCGCCTCCGGCCAACAACGGCGCCGCCCCCGTGGCCACCATCAATCCCGCCCCCATGCCCGTGCGCTGGCTCTACGTCCTGCGGGATGGCCGCCTCACCTCCCCCACCCAGTCCAACCCCGCCGGGGCCGATGGCAGCGGGGCCACCGTGAGCTGGGAACCCGGCTCCCCAGATGCCCCCACCCCGGCCAACCCCATCGTCGGTCGCGTGGCCTTCTGGACGGATGACGAAACCAGCAAGATCAATATCAACACCGCTGCGGGAGATCACTGGACGGCCAATTCCCCCCTGGAAGCCGGTTCCTACTGGGACATGCCGCGCGTCACCTCCCAGTTCGACCGCCAGGCCCTGGCCAATTTCCAGCCCGCCCAGCGCGAATACCAGCGCTACCCCGGCCACCCCGCCACCACTTACCTCAGCGCCGCCATCCCCTCCCTCACTCGCGGCCAGATCGCCCAGATCGCCACCCGCGTCAGCTCCGGTGGCTCCCTCGGCGGCACCACCCTCGCCCCAGCCGCAGTCACGCTGGATGCGGATCGCCTCTATGCCTTTGAGGATGAGCTGATCTTTGACGACCTCCGCGCCGCCTCCCCCATCACCCCCGCCCAGCTTGAGCAGGCCCGCTTCCTCCTCACCGCCCACAGCCGCGCCCCAGAGGTGAACCTGCTGAACCAGCCCCGCATCGCCGCCTGGCCCGTCAGCGCCAATCCTGCCGATACCCACCGCAGCGCGTTCGATCGCCTCATCGCCTTCTGCTCCCGCATCGGTGGCCGCAGCTACATCTTTGACCGCCTCTATGCCGACAGCGCCACCGCCGACTACGCCGGGCGCAATGTCGAGCTCTACACCTACCTGCAGCGCCTCACCTCCGCCCCCATCCCTGGCTTTGGCGGCAGCTTTGCCAGCAAGTACGGCCAGGATCGCGACCAGATCCTGACGGAAATCTTCGACTACATCCGCAGCACCAACCTCTTTGACGATACCATCGAGCCTGAGCCCTACACCTACCCGACCCGGGGCAACCAGTTCACCGATGGCCGTGCCAACCGCACTGGGGCCCAGCCCGGCCACGGCCAGGTCACCCCCATCCGCATCGGCACCACCCAGGGTTTTGGCCGCTTCCTCACCCTTTCAGAAGTGGGCATGCACTTCATCGCCACTGCCGACTTTACCGTGCCGGACAGCAACATCGTGCCGAAAGACAACGAAGGCCAGGCCACGCCGAAACCCACCAACCGCACGCTCGGCTCCGGCGCCAGCGCCGTGAAGCTGAAGACGGGCGAACGCCGCATCGAGGCCATGCTCCTGCTGGAGGCCTTCTCCCCCAGCCAGGGCTGGGGCCCCCTGCGCCCTGACATGCAGATCCGCATCCGTGGGCTGAACACCCTCGCCGTCAATGGCACCAATCTCGGCTTCCCGGCGGAAGGCGTGCTCCGCATCGAGTCCAACGGCGGCTACCACAGCCGCATGTGGGGTGGCCACTCCGGCACCCGCTTCATGCTCAATGGCCGCCGCCTGCCCGCCCGTGGCGTCATGCCCGCTGATTCCGGCCACAACGTGAACAACTCTTACCCCTTCGTCAGCATGCCTATCACCGTCATCGTGCCGCCCACCGGCACCATGCAGTTCAGCGGCGGCGAAATCACGGTCGAGCTGTTCTCGGATTCCCTGCCCGGTGGCGGCCAGTACGATGCCCTCGCTGGCAAGACCCCCGTGCAGACCCTTTCCATCAATCTCCCCGGCGGCACCTTCCCCGTGCCCCGCCTGGCCATGGCTGGCACCGTTTACCCCCCCTCCACCACCGATACCCAGTCTGTGGAAACCCTCCGCGAATTCTGGTGGACCTTCTCCCGCGATGGCGCGCTGGCCGGGTTCCCCAGCTTCATCGGCACCGCCAATGTCCCCGCCGCCGCCGCAGGCCGCATCCACCGCACCGCCGCAGATCCCGGCTCCCGCACGGCCCCTCGTTCCGGGAACCCCATCCACTTTGTCAATGGCACCCCCAGCGATGTCGTGCGCACCGTCCAGGTCGGCCATGGCGACTACCGCCTGCTCGCCGCCCAGGCCGCCCCGCCCGCCAGCCTGTGGGAAAAACACCGCTACTACGACAACACCGCCCAGTTCAATGCCCACTCCCTGCAGGAGGCCACGGGCAGCAACTACATGGCCGGGGCCGATGACCAGGCCGGGGCCTACGTGGCCGGTGCCCCCTACAACGGCAACAAACGCCCCGACATCCCCTTTGCCTCCATCGCCCTCGCCCAGGCCGGTGGCGACTGGGACACCGGATCTGCCGCCGTGCAGGATGGCCCCTACATCAACAAACCTGACGAAGGCAACAACTACCGCGACAACAACGGCGTGCCTTACTTCGATGCCAACCAGGCCCACGAAACCACCGGCCCCACCTTCTTTTCCCCCAACCGCCAGATGCCCTCCGCTGGCATGTTCGGCTCCCTGCCTAACCAAGTGAAGGCTGGCAAACCCTGGTCCACCCTGCTCTTCCGCCCAGACCCCACCGGCCTCCACATCGGTGCCCAGAGCCCGCCCGACCACCTCCTCATGGACCTCTTCTGGATGCCCATCGTCGAGCCCTACGCCATCTCCGAGCCCCTCTCCACCGCCGGCAAGATCAACCTGAACCATCAGATCGTCCCCTTCACCTACATCGACCGCACCACCGCCCTCCGCGCCCTCCTGCGCAGCGAGCGCGTGCTCGCCGTCCCCACCACCACGGCCAATGTTTACAAGTCCTCCACCGTCGCCACCAACTACCGCCAGGAGATCAACGCCGACGAAACGCTGAAACAGTTCAAACAACGCTTCGACAGCGGCGACCTCTTCCGCAGCCCCAGCGAGATCTGCGCCATGTACCTCGTGCCGCAGAATGCTACCCTGGAAGGCATGCCCGCCTTCTGGGAAACCCACAAGCTCACCGCCGACAACAGCCGCGAGCACCCCTACGCCACCCTGTACCCACGCCTCACCACCAAGTCCAACACCTACCGCGTGCACTACCGCGTGCAGTCCCTGCAACAGCGCAGCCGCAGCCGTGGGGACGATGCCGATGCCTGGGCCACCTGGGAAGAAGGCAAGGACCGCATCGTCGCCGAAAACCGCGGCTCCTCCATCATCGAACGCTACATCGATCCCGGCGACCCCACCCTCCCCGACTTCGCCACCACCCCCAACACCCCCCTCGACCCCTTCTACCGCTTCCGCATCATCGGCAGCACCAAGTTCGGGCCGAAGTGA